A single window of Montipora capricornis isolate CH-2021 chromosome 14, ASM3666992v2, whole genome shotgun sequence DNA harbors:
- the LOC138032295 gene encoding ras association domain-containing protein 2-like isoform X2, with product MIELLRAMKNFLYSSPARMPSVYHEHCGKPGPKSNDYLPPPEARVFKSRSAPNSPLLGQRKPLIPSRPSSRTARSQSQVSDKLATAKVPRSPRVGRSRSFNNKAEQRNSLGKVWHPGCLRCEECGRRLNPGQHSEHRGIPYCNIPCYSLLFGPGGYGRGGTESYQYFDEKLTPAELDALRNEIIPKLKEYNMFFEGRKALQLTSKEVGGRIIMEGVLKVYWGLKIPVTLASHNLSYWRKRNLKEQNGILKNTSVKNKDTIGRGRTSSLEKILARRRITVNNRNIPDAGDQRTILDFTVQSAEGRTTFTPPYGTSTNLRVTSRTRTREVVKMLMTKFQITDSPQNFNLYVVYDNGSIRQLQKEEFPLHVRLLLGPSEEAAKIFVMEADDTNNISHEVAQYIHFATPVLQAFLDKYQEEEDREVERIKQNYMLYREKLKERLAEISTAV from the exons ATGATCGAGCTGCTAAGGGCGATGAAGAACTTCCTTTACTCTTCACCGGC GAGAATGCCTTCCGTGTACCACGAACACTGTGGCAAACCAGGACCTAAAAGCAACGACTATCTTCCACCACCGGAAGCTCGAGTTTTCAAGTCGCGAAGCGCACCGAATTCCCCTTTATTGGGCCAACGGAAGCCGCTTATCCCATCTCGGCCATCGTCGCGAACCGCTCGAAGTCAGAGCCAAGTCTCGGATAAATTAGCTACAGCGAAAGTCCCAAGATCACCCCGGGTTGGACGAAGTAGATCTTTTAACAACAAAG CTGAACAAAGGAATTCACTCGGAAAAGTGTGGCATCCCGGCTGTTTGCGTTGCGAAGAATGTGGTAGAAGACTAAACCCAGGCCAACATTCAGAG CATAGAGGTATCCCATATTGCAATATACCATGTTACAGTTTATTGTTCGGTCCTGGTGGTTATGGGAGAGGAGGAACAGAATCTTACCAGTACTTTGATGAAAAACTTACTCCGGCAGAATTGGATGCTTTGAG AAATGAGATTATTCCCAAACTAAAAGAGTATAACATGTTTTTTGAGGGAAGGAAAGCCTTGCAGTTAACAAGTAAAGAG GTCGGTGGCAGAATTATCATGGAAGGAGTTCTTAAAGTTTATTGGGGATTGAAGATACCCGTCACTCTTGCGAGCCATAACTTGTCTTATTGGAGGAAACGCAATCTTAAAGAGCAGAATGGGATTTTAAAGAACACGTCAGTCAAAAACAAGGATACAATA GGTCGAGGGAGAACAAGTAGTCTAGAGAAGATTCTTGCCAGACGACGGATCACTGTTAACAATAGGAATATACCAGATGCTGGAGACCAGAGAACAATTCTTGATTTCACTGTGCAG TCTGCAGAAGGTCGCACAACATTTACTCCACCTTACGGCACCTCAACAAACCTGCGAGTTACAAGCAGAACCAGAACAAGAGAGGTTGTAAAAATGCTGATGACTAAATTCCAG atcACTGATTCACCCCAAAACTTTAATCTCTATGTTGTTTATGACAATGGAT CAATCCGGCAGTTACAAAAAGAGGAGTTTCCGTTGCATGTGCGTCTACTACTTGGCCCCAGTGAG GAAGCTGCAAAGATTTTTGTGATGGAAGCTGATGACACAAACAACATTTCTCATGAG GTTGCACAGTACATCCATTTTGCGACACCTGTATTACAAGCTTTCCTTGATAAATACCAAGAAGAAGAGGACAGGGAGGTTGAAAGAATAAAGCAAAA TTATATGCTGTATCGAGAGAAGTTAAAAGAGAGATTGGCAGAAATCTCCACTGCTGTATAA
- the LOC138032295 gene encoding ras association domain-containing protein 2-like isoform X1, with protein MKYQSFWQNTMISYRKKYSLAAGTKPDVSSCNEWRMPSVYHEHCGKPGPKSNDYLPPPEARVFKSRSAPNSPLLGQRKPLIPSRPSSRTARSQSQVSDKLATAKVPRSPRVGRSRSFNNKAEQRNSLGKVWHPGCLRCEECGRRLNPGQHSEHRGIPYCNIPCYSLLFGPGGYGRGGTESYQYFDEKLTPAELDALRNEIIPKLKEYNMFFEGRKALQLTSKEVGGRIIMEGVLKVYWGLKIPVTLASHNLSYWRKRNLKEQNGILKNTSVKNKDTIGRGRTSSLEKILARRRITVNNRNIPDAGDQRTILDFTVQSAEGRTTFTPPYGTSTNLRVTSRTRTREVVKMLMTKFQITDSPQNFNLYVVYDNGSIRQLQKEEFPLHVRLLLGPSEEAAKIFVMEADDTNNISHEVAQYIHFATPVLQAFLDKYQEEEDREVERIKQNYMLYREKLKERLAEISTAV; from the exons ATGAAATATCAGTCCTTTTGGCAAAACACGATGATTAGTTACAGAAAAAAGTATAGCTTGGCAGCTGGCACAAAACCAGACGTTTCAAGCTGTAATGAATG GAGAATGCCTTCCGTGTACCACGAACACTGTGGCAAACCAGGACCTAAAAGCAACGACTATCTTCCACCACCGGAAGCTCGAGTTTTCAAGTCGCGAAGCGCACCGAATTCCCCTTTATTGGGCCAACGGAAGCCGCTTATCCCATCTCGGCCATCGTCGCGAACCGCTCGAAGTCAGAGCCAAGTCTCGGATAAATTAGCTACAGCGAAAGTCCCAAGATCACCCCGGGTTGGACGAAGTAGATCTTTTAACAACAAAG CTGAACAAAGGAATTCACTCGGAAAAGTGTGGCATCCCGGCTGTTTGCGTTGCGAAGAATGTGGTAGAAGACTAAACCCAGGCCAACATTCAGAG CATAGAGGTATCCCATATTGCAATATACCATGTTACAGTTTATTGTTCGGTCCTGGTGGTTATGGGAGAGGAGGAACAGAATCTTACCAGTACTTTGATGAAAAACTTACTCCGGCAGAATTGGATGCTTTGAG AAATGAGATTATTCCCAAACTAAAAGAGTATAACATGTTTTTTGAGGGAAGGAAAGCCTTGCAGTTAACAAGTAAAGAG GTCGGTGGCAGAATTATCATGGAAGGAGTTCTTAAAGTTTATTGGGGATTGAAGATACCCGTCACTCTTGCGAGCCATAACTTGTCTTATTGGAGGAAACGCAATCTTAAAGAGCAGAATGGGATTTTAAAGAACACGTCAGTCAAAAACAAGGATACAATA GGTCGAGGGAGAACAAGTAGTCTAGAGAAGATTCTTGCCAGACGACGGATCACTGTTAACAATAGGAATATACCAGATGCTGGAGACCAGAGAACAATTCTTGATTTCACTGTGCAG TCTGCAGAAGGTCGCACAACATTTACTCCACCTTACGGCACCTCAACAAACCTGCGAGTTACAAGCAGAACCAGAACAAGAGAGGTTGTAAAAATGCTGATGACTAAATTCCAG atcACTGATTCACCCCAAAACTTTAATCTCTATGTTGTTTATGACAATGGAT CAATCCGGCAGTTACAAAAAGAGGAGTTTCCGTTGCATGTGCGTCTACTACTTGGCCCCAGTGAG GAAGCTGCAAAGATTTTTGTGATGGAAGCTGATGACACAAACAACATTTCTCATGAG GTTGCACAGTACATCCATTTTGCGACACCTGTATTACAAGCTTTCCTTGATAAATACCAAGAAGAAGAGGACAGGGAGGTTGAAAGAATAAAGCAAAA TTATATGCTGTATCGAGAGAAGTTAAAAGAGAGATTGGCAGAAATCTCCACTGCTGTATAA
- the LOC138032295 gene encoding ras association domain-containing protein 2-like isoform X4: MTECHKCGKLVYFAEQRNSLGKVWHPGCLRCEECGRRLNPGQHSEHRGIPYCNIPCYSLLFGPGGYGRGGTESYQYFDEKLTPAELDALRNEIIPKLKEYNMFFEGRKALQLTSKEVGGRIIMEGVLKVYWGLKIPVTLASHNLSYWRKRNLKEQNGILKNTSVKNKDTIGRGRTSSLEKILARRRITVNNRNIPDAGDQRTILDFTVQSAEGRTTFTPPYGTSTNLRVTSRTRTREVVKMLMTKFQITDSPQNFNLYVVYDNGSIRQLQKEEFPLHVRLLLGPSEEAAKIFVMEADDTNNISHEVAQYIHFATPVLQAFLDKYQEEEDREVERIKQNYMLYREKLKERLAEISTAV; encoded by the exons ATGACTGAATGTCACAAATGTGGAAAACTTGTGTATTTTG CTGAACAAAGGAATTCACTCGGAAAAGTGTGGCATCCCGGCTGTTTGCGTTGCGAAGAATGTGGTAGAAGACTAAACCCAGGCCAACATTCAGAG CATAGAGGTATCCCATATTGCAATATACCATGTTACAGTTTATTGTTCGGTCCTGGTGGTTATGGGAGAGGAGGAACAGAATCTTACCAGTACTTTGATGAAAAACTTACTCCGGCAGAATTGGATGCTTTGAG AAATGAGATTATTCCCAAACTAAAAGAGTATAACATGTTTTTTGAGGGAAGGAAAGCCTTGCAGTTAACAAGTAAAGAG GTCGGTGGCAGAATTATCATGGAAGGAGTTCTTAAAGTTTATTGGGGATTGAAGATACCCGTCACTCTTGCGAGCCATAACTTGTCTTATTGGAGGAAACGCAATCTTAAAGAGCAGAATGGGATTTTAAAGAACACGTCAGTCAAAAACAAGGATACAATA GGTCGAGGGAGAACAAGTAGTCTAGAGAAGATTCTTGCCAGACGACGGATCACTGTTAACAATAGGAATATACCAGATGCTGGAGACCAGAGAACAATTCTTGATTTCACTGTGCAG TCTGCAGAAGGTCGCACAACATTTACTCCACCTTACGGCACCTCAACAAACCTGCGAGTTACAAGCAGAACCAGAACAAGAGAGGTTGTAAAAATGCTGATGACTAAATTCCAG atcACTGATTCACCCCAAAACTTTAATCTCTATGTTGTTTATGACAATGGAT CAATCCGGCAGTTACAAAAAGAGGAGTTTCCGTTGCATGTGCGTCTACTACTTGGCCCCAGTGAG GAAGCTGCAAAGATTTTTGTGATGGAAGCTGATGACACAAACAACATTTCTCATGAG GTTGCACAGTACATCCATTTTGCGACACCTGTATTACAAGCTTTCCTTGATAAATACCAAGAAGAAGAGGACAGGGAGGTTGAAAGAATAAAGCAAAA TTATATGCTGTATCGAGAGAAGTTAAAAGAGAGATTGGCAGAAATCTCCACTGCTGTATAA
- the LOC138032295 gene encoding ras association domain-containing protein 2-like isoform X3 encodes MPSVYHEHCGKPGPKSNDYLPPPEARVFKSRSAPNSPLLGQRKPLIPSRPSSRTARSQSQVSDKLATAKVPRSPRVGRSRSFNNKAEQRNSLGKVWHPGCLRCEECGRRLNPGQHSEHRGIPYCNIPCYSLLFGPGGYGRGGTESYQYFDEKLTPAELDALRNEIIPKLKEYNMFFEGRKALQLTSKEVGGRIIMEGVLKVYWGLKIPVTLASHNLSYWRKRNLKEQNGILKNTSVKNKDTIGRGRTSSLEKILARRRITVNNRNIPDAGDQRTILDFTVQSAEGRTTFTPPYGTSTNLRVTSRTRTREVVKMLMTKFQITDSPQNFNLYVVYDNGSIRQLQKEEFPLHVRLLLGPSEEAAKIFVMEADDTNNISHEVAQYIHFATPVLQAFLDKYQEEEDREVERIKQNYMLYREKLKERLAEISTAV; translated from the exons ATGCCTTCCGTGTACCACGAACACTGTGGCAAACCAGGACCTAAAAGCAACGACTATCTTCCACCACCGGAAGCTCGAGTTTTCAAGTCGCGAAGCGCACCGAATTCCCCTTTATTGGGCCAACGGAAGCCGCTTATCCCATCTCGGCCATCGTCGCGAACCGCTCGAAGTCAGAGCCAAGTCTCGGATAAATTAGCTACAGCGAAAGTCCCAAGATCACCCCGGGTTGGACGAAGTAGATCTTTTAACAACAAAG CTGAACAAAGGAATTCACTCGGAAAAGTGTGGCATCCCGGCTGTTTGCGTTGCGAAGAATGTGGTAGAAGACTAAACCCAGGCCAACATTCAGAG CATAGAGGTATCCCATATTGCAATATACCATGTTACAGTTTATTGTTCGGTCCTGGTGGTTATGGGAGAGGAGGAACAGAATCTTACCAGTACTTTGATGAAAAACTTACTCCGGCAGAATTGGATGCTTTGAG AAATGAGATTATTCCCAAACTAAAAGAGTATAACATGTTTTTTGAGGGAAGGAAAGCCTTGCAGTTAACAAGTAAAGAG GTCGGTGGCAGAATTATCATGGAAGGAGTTCTTAAAGTTTATTGGGGATTGAAGATACCCGTCACTCTTGCGAGCCATAACTTGTCTTATTGGAGGAAACGCAATCTTAAAGAGCAGAATGGGATTTTAAAGAACACGTCAGTCAAAAACAAGGATACAATA GGTCGAGGGAGAACAAGTAGTCTAGAGAAGATTCTTGCCAGACGACGGATCACTGTTAACAATAGGAATATACCAGATGCTGGAGACCAGAGAACAATTCTTGATTTCACTGTGCAG TCTGCAGAAGGTCGCACAACATTTACTCCACCTTACGGCACCTCAACAAACCTGCGAGTTACAAGCAGAACCAGAACAAGAGAGGTTGTAAAAATGCTGATGACTAAATTCCAG atcACTGATTCACCCCAAAACTTTAATCTCTATGTTGTTTATGACAATGGAT CAATCCGGCAGTTACAAAAAGAGGAGTTTCCGTTGCATGTGCGTCTACTACTTGGCCCCAGTGAG GAAGCTGCAAAGATTTTTGTGATGGAAGCTGATGACACAAACAACATTTCTCATGAG GTTGCACAGTACATCCATTTTGCGACACCTGTATTACAAGCTTTCCTTGATAAATACCAAGAAGAAGAGGACAGGGAGGTTGAAAGAATAAAGCAAAA TTATATGCTGTATCGAGAGAAGTTAAAAGAGAGATTGGCAGAAATCTCCACTGCTGTATAA